In Pungitius pungitius chromosome 2, fPunPun2.1, whole genome shotgun sequence, a single window of DNA contains:
- the ltc4s gene encoding leukotriene C4 synthase, with product MSGDAVVGLAAVTVLGVLQQAYFSLQVIYARRKFSVSPPATSGPPQFDRIFRAQANCSEYFPIFLCVLWTSGVFFSQGVSSVCGLLYLYGRLRYFRGYSQSSQQRLAPLYFSARVLWVLVGSSVLGVFLSFCRVYLELDLLHVLG from the exons ATGTCGGGGGATGCGGTGGTCGGCCTCGCCGCTGTGACCGTGCTGGGCGTCCTGCAGCAAG cctaCTTCTCGCTGCAGGTGATCTACGCCAGGAGGAAGTTTTCTGTGTCTCCTCCGGCCACCTCCGGACCTCCGCAGTTTGATCGGATCTTCAGAGCTCA GGCCAACTGTTCGGAGTACTTCCCGATCTTCCTCTGCGTCCTGTGGACCTCCGGAGTCTTCTTCAGTCAAG GTGTGTCGTCAGTCTGCGGCCTGCTCTACCTGTACGGACGCCTGCGCTACTTTCGTGGATATTCTCAGTCGTCACAGCAACG GCTGGCTCCTCTGTATTTCAGCGCCCGGGTTCTGTGGGTTCTGGTCGGGTCCTCGGTTCTCGGCGTGTTCCTCTCGTTCTGCAGAGTATACTTGGAGCTGGACCTGCTGCACGTCCTCGGCTGA
- the si:ch211-276i12.4 gene encoding uncharacterized protein si:ch211-276i12.4, with the protein MEKFFKPVHSPSDSDEIKPRKHHHRHQPPLHQEPPSHRYTLFDESDRNTDESHGRHHQHGRFVHDSPLRDSPHHDAHHRRPAQQFHHCEEDKILYNHKTPVILARASSSSLSSSSSSSSFSSWYTEESGNDPFSLRQAEQPQHSLSCSNISDARRGFREDASATPIVFATVKHGNKGGVCSEMHEGVQTRGKQGFACLDRGLSRSEEGLLQGNESDLGGEQSRVQHVPQGHLFKAASLNRSLAFSEEDFLLGVSKGPKRAVSSFQLPSKGILKNKQPHTDIRKAKSMEVLSPRVPKGQGPGGQKGKGSSAQVEQAKANFVQGKLQFSAFLDEITKQVISPSALTILGVGKDKSSVKAPAPAQAPGPVKPQLPPKKHRKSLGEDREQRPRQEMAARDGPRKQSDSSLPDKLISYAARNHHGSPPPHYCPSSPGQNAPQESRRRDSRPSPTGGCASGERYARGAPHLTDCTSTSPEDNQPRQRRQRKPQPAAPHGQYTQHFPQQQPQQGPAGAGHRGPASPPVSSGQGTGPRIGSESSSPKSDSSRTRDDASTATSHSSEQSSRQQSHVKQHRDPLCDDDHFQALQEENTDLHQNLLQTVVCIESLEVELQRTRDELGHVKEKYKSLLETHTGTKQANNRLGEHLHIASESLTSERKYLQNRVSQLSSELEDAHQTIAALENINVPCLMKELLEKHFDSTNAMQKILATSAPIGHSATSVKADARCHAPKEEEAPQDWGARPDAGPQRVTAFIPFKQVAPTTASEGPLHSQHESSHSPPLSVADISTAIYQKMAAGYAARPKALYPQARQQLPPGSSNHADSRPNLQQGRVAGDSWGWNPGVKVTLVEQDVVETTSITAQQILDDFLKQLQPYEEAGGGKEQQAVQEWAAEQTGRVAE; encoded by the exons ATGGAGAAGTTTTTTAAGCCTGTTCATAGCCCTTCTGACTCGGACGAAATCAAGCCGCGGAAGCACCATCACCGACATCAACCTCCCCTTCACCAAGAACCTCCGTCACACAG GTACACACTGTTTGATGAGtctgacagaaacacagatgaaAGCCACGGGCGCCACCATCAACATGGCCGCTTTGTCCATGATAGCCCTCTTCGTGACAGCCCTCATCACGACGCCCATCATCGTCGTCCAGCTCAGCAGTTTCACCACTGCGAAGAGGATAAGATACTGTACAACCACAAAACACCTGTAATCCTCGCCagggcctcttcctcttccctctcttcatcctcgtcctcgtcctcttttTCCTCATGGTACACGGAGGAAAGTGGAAATGATCCATTTTCTCTTCGTCAAGCGGAGCAGCCACAGCACTCCTTGTCCTGCTCCAACATCTCAGATGCGCGCAGGGGTTTCAGGGAGGACGCCAGCGCAACGCCCATTGTCTTTGCCACCGTCAAACACGGCAACAAGGGCGGTGTTTGTAGTGAGATGCACGAGGGTGTACAAACGAGGGGAAAGCAGGGTTTTGCTTGTCTTGACCGAGGTCTCAGCAGAAGTGAAGAGGGCCTCCTGCAAGGTAATGAAAGCGATCTTGGAGGGGAACAGTCCAGAGTACAACACGTCCCCCAAGGGCACCTGTTCAAGGCAGCTAGTCTGAACCGAAGCCTGGCATTCAGTGAGGAGGACTTTCTGTTAGGGGTCTCCAAAGGCCCCAAAAGAGCGGTGTCCTCCTTTCAGCTACCAAGCAAAGGCATCCTCAAGAACAAGCAGCCTCACACAGACATTCGCAAGGCTAAGTCGATGGAGGTGCTTTCCCCAAGAGTCCCCAAGGGGCAAGGTCCTggtggacagaaagggaagggTTCAAGCGCTCAAGTAGAGCAAGCCAAGGCTAATTTCGTGCAGGGAAAGTTGCAATTCTCTGCCTTTTTAGATGAGATTACAAAACAGGTCATAAGTCCGTCGGCTCTCACTATCTTGGGTGTGGGCAAGGACAAAAGTAGCGTAAAGGCACCGGCCCCAGCTCAAGCACCTGGCCCGGTCAAGCCTCAGCTCCCACCCAAGAAGCACAGAAAGAGCTTAGGGGAGGACAGGGAGCAGCGCCCGAGACAGGAGATGGCGGCTCGCGACGGCCCCCGGAAACAATCAGACAGCTCCCTTCCTGACAAACTGATCTCGTACGCGGCGAGGAACCACCACGGTAGCCCCCCGCCTCATTACTGCCCCAGTTCACCCGGGCAAAATGCTCCCCAGGAGAGCCGCCGCAGGGACAGCAGGCCGTCGCCTACTGGGGGCTGCGCATCGGGGGAGAGATATGCTCGGGGCGCCCCCCACCTCACGGATTGCACCAGCACCAGCCCGGAGGACAACCAGCCAAGACAACGGCGCCAACGCAAACCGCAGCCCGCTGCCCCCCACGGTCAATACACGCAGCACTTccctcagcagcagcctcaaCAGGGGCCAGCCGGCGCCGGGCACAGAGGGCCCGCCAGCCCCCCTGTGTCCTCTGGCCAGGGTACTGGGCCACGCATCGGATCCGAGTCTTCTTCCCCAAAATCGGATTCATCGAGGACCAGAGACGACGCCTCCACGGCGACCAGCCACAGCTCTGAGCAGAGTAGCCGCCAGCAGTCACATGTGAAACAACACAGG GACCCGCTGTGTGATGACGACCATTTCCA ggcgctgcaggaggagaataCAGATCTTCACCAGAACTTACTGCAGACTGTGGTTTGCATTGAGAGCCTGGAGGTGGAGTTGCAGAGAACCAGGGACGAGCTTGGCCACGTCAAGGAGAAATATAAAAG CCTCCTTGAGACTCACACTGGGACCAAACAGGCCAATAATCGGCTGGGCGAACACCTGCACATAGCG tcGGAGAGCCTCACGAGTGAGAGGAAATACCTGCAAAACCGCGTGTCCCAGCTGAGCTCGGAGTTGGAAGACGCCCACCAGACCATCGCCGCCCTGGAGAACATCAAT GTGCCGTGCTTGATGAAGGAGTTATTGGAGAAGCACTTTGATTCAACTAATGCCATGCAGAAGATCCTGGCGACCTCCGCTCCAATCGGCCATTCTGCCACCTCCGTAAAAGCAGACGCCCGGTGCCACGCGCCTAAAGAGGAAGAAGCTCCACAGGATTGGGGGGCCAGGCCCGACGCGGGGCCGCAGCGGGTCACAGCCTTCATTCCATTTAAACAGGTGGCGCCAACAACAGCCTCCGAAGGCCCTCTCCACAGTCAGCATGAATCCAGCCACAGCCCCCCGCTCTCCGTGGCTGACATCAGCACTGCCATCTATCAGAAAATGGCTGCCGGCTATGCAGCCAGACCAAAAGCTCTTTATCCCCAGGCCCGACAGCAGCTCCCCCCGGGCAGCAGCAACCACGCCGACAGCCGCCCAAACCTGCAGCAGGGCCGCGTGGCCGGCGACAGCTGGGGCTGGAATCCCGGGGTGAAGGTGACACTTGTGGAGCAGGATGTTGTGGAAACAACCTCCATTACTGCCCAGCAGATCCTGGATGATTTCCTGAAGCAGCTGCAGCCCTACGAGGAGGCGGGTGGAGGGAAGGAGCAGCAGGCTGTGCAGGAGTGGGCGGCAGAACAAACAGGCAGAGTGGCAGAATGA
- the rom1b gene encoding rod outer segment membrane protein 1b, with the protein MLLKIKFSLQRRVHLAQGLWLLSWMAVIWGGVIFCLGVYLKTELLRRAEVMDNTEIHVVPDILMLVGLASIGANWLASRACQDSLDPSRFPRWRVPLLVWFSVAAVLCCLLVAVFVLSYALQGSLEESLKVGLRNGIRFYKDTDVPGRCFQKETIDRLQMEFRCCGNNNFKDWFEVQWVSNRYLDFTSKDVKDRIRSNVDGRYLLDGVPFSCCNPTSPRPCMRYHLTDNHAHFNYDYQSEELNLYGRGCRQALTDYYMELMNSTGPAVLSVILVQISVLVSLRYLQTAVETAMVLEDPAGDSDGYLLEKSVKETIEDLKTRALTMLKFGQVDPDDPEGSPEAADAEKDEKDAAPTPGS; encoded by the exons ATGCTGCTGAAGATAAAGTTCAGCCTGCAGCGGCGGGTGCATCTGGCCCAGGGCCTGTGGCTGCTGTCCTGGATGGCAGTGATATGGGGGGGCGTCATCTTCTGCCTGGGGGTTTACCTGAAGACCGAGCTGCTGCGCAGGGCCGAG GTGATGGACAACACGGAGATCCACGTGGTGCCCGACATCCTGATGCTGGTGGgcctggcctccatcggcgccAACTGGCTGGCCAGCCGCGCGTGTCAGGACTCGTTGGACCCGAGCCGCTTCCCCCGCTGGAGGGTTCCCCTGCTGGTTTGGTTCTCCGTGGCCGCAGTGCTGTGTTGTCTGCTCGTCGCGGTTTTCGTGCTCAGCTACGCCCTGCAGGGAAGCCTGGAGGAGTCCCTGaag GTCGGCCTGAGGAACGGCATTCGCTTCTACAAGGACACGGACGTGCCGGGCCGCTGTTTCCAGAAGGAGACCATTGATCGTCTGCAGATGGAGTTTCGCTGTTGCGGAAACAACAACTTCAAGGACTGGTTTGAAGTTCAGTGGGTCAGCAACAGATATTTAGACTTCACCTCCAAGGACGTCAAGGA CCGTATTCGGAGTAACGTGGACGGCCGCTACCTGTTGGACGGCGTTCCCTTCAGCTGCTGCAACCCCACCTCCCCTCGCCCCTGCATGCGCTACCACCTGACGGATAACCACGCCCACTTCAACTATGACTACCAATCGGAGGAGCTCAACCTGTACGGCCGCGGGTGCAGGCAGGCGCTGACCGACTACTACATGGAGCTGATGAACTCCACCGGCCCCGCTGTGCTGTCGGTCATCTTGGTGCAG attTCGGTGCTCGTGAGCCTGCGGTACCTGCAGACGGCCGTGGAGACCGCCATGGTCCTGGAGGACCCAGCGGGCGATAGCGATGGTTATCTCCTGGAGAAGAGTGTGAAGGAAACCATTGAGGACCTCAAAACCAGAGCCCTGACCATGCTGAAGTTCGGGCAGGTCGACCCCGATGACCCCGAGGGGTCGCCTGAGGCCGCGGACGCCGAGAAAGATGAGAAGGATGCGGCCCCTACGCCTGGCAGTTAG